From the Equus asinus isolate D_3611 breed Donkey chromosome 9, EquAss-T2T_v2, whole genome shotgun sequence genome, the window GCCATACTGGAATGCagccctgaaaaaaaaaaggacagttgGGGGAAGAAGGCAGTAGAGGTTGCATAGCAGTAGCAAGATGTTCCCAAAGGGCCCTGTGAGCAGAGAACCTCTCTGGGAACGTCTCAGCCAGACTCTATCTTCTAACTGGTGTGGGCCAGTCCACCCCACTGCCAtccctctcctcactccctgGCCATATTCAGGACCAACTCACTTGGGCAAAGCCTCCTTGTTGTTCATATACTCGCTGTATTCTTCCTGGGTATCAAAGTCCCAGCGGCCTAAGGGGCCTTTCTTGTTACCCTATTGCAGGACAGAATGGGGgatgggaaaggaagagatgTCAGTGGAGATGGAATTTTAGCCCTTGATTAAAGCCAGGTTCTCCCACAATCCTAGGTTTCATCATTCATAAATCCTacccaaataaataataataaatgcttactatatacttactatgtgccaggcattattctgaGCACTAAACacatatcttatttaattctctcaaaaaCTGTATTAagcgggccggccccgtggctgagtggttaagttcctgcactctgctgtaggcggcccagtgtttcgttggttcgaatcctgggcatggacatgtcaccactcatcgagccatgctgaggctgcatcccacatgccgccaactagaaggacccacaactaagaatatacaactatgtaccggggggctttgaggagaaaaataaaatctttaaaaaaaaaaaaaaactgtattaaGAGAGAGCTAtatttctctctgctttcctgatgaggaaattgaggcataagCAGTAAAATAAGTTGGCAAGGTCACAAAAcgaataaatggcagagccagggttaAGCAAGGCTCCAAGATGGAATTAAACCAGGCGTAACCACTGCAGTTcaaagagaacaaggaaaaagTAGATGAAATTTCTTCACCATTAATGATGTTAGtgtttgttggggatttttgtttttatttttgtcttaagacTTACAGGAAAATTTCAATCCTGGCTAGAATAAAATTCAGTTATTTTCTAAAGATTGTAATTCCTTCTGCCTTTTCTACTTACATACTAAAAGGCTTGCTTACTGCCTAGGATGGAAATCAAAGCCTGGCACTTTGTAGGAAataacaagaaatatatttttggccctatttcatttgattttgtaCAGACACTTTAAGACAGTTAAGCTGCCCATGACCCCACAATGCTGCCGATCCCATCACTGCAGCtgagggaagctgaggctcagtaAATGAGACAGAGATCTTCTGGGAGTGCAAAAGGGGATATGTGCTAAAGAATAATTGCTCAAGAGcctccacccatccttccaaCTCCAGACCTGGTCCATTTTGCTATAATCCACCTCCTCGTCACTGTCCACAGCCATGTCATCCATCCTAAAGAGAAGCAACAGTTAAATGGATGGTGCAGAGACAGACTCCTGTTTCATCTAGAAACCTACCCAACTAAGAGGCCATATGCCTAGGAATGACCACCCCTCTATACCTTCCACTCAGagcctaataaaatattttatccaagCAAGAAGTGGCCATGGGTCTCAGCAAACCAAATTGCCTCCTCACCCTCCcactttgttttccaaacattccAGCCCCCCTTCCTTAATAGAGTCTCACGTACGTGGCTGGGTAGCACTCAGCGTAACTGTTGGACATGCCAAAGAAATCTCCCAGTTGCTTcttgtcctctggcttcttcAGCATATGCTCTGTTAAAGAAAATAGTTCTACCTACAGCAGAAAAGCTTCAAGCAGGAAGGGCCAAGGCTAGAAGCCCCAACATGAAAACTCTAAGGAGAGGGCTGTAAACTTGAATGAATCCTCTGAGAAAGGGGAAAGTCATAATGACCCCATCCCTGTCAAAATTCAGCACAAAATGAAAGGagtcggggaggggaggggagttgTGGGGAAGCAGGTCAAATTGGAATGAAAGAGAACAGTTCCCTAGAACCCGGGAACATATTGAAATAAAAGATATGATTCAGTGCCTTCCCAGCCAGCAGACCCAGCGAACTTTTCATTGATTGACTTGATCAACTCCTTGGCAGATCCAGGTCCTAACAGGAAAGAGAAATCTATTCAGACTTTGAAATGAGGAACTTGCAACCTCTTCCCCACAACACGCTTCCAACCTGTGGCtttcatgaaaacattttttttaagcaacAGAACCCTTTTAACTaacaaaattttaatcaaattccaactaatataatattatatatatataatatatatatataatatataatataatatatataataataatgagcAGCTACTCTGAGATGGGGTACTGTGCCCAGGCTATTGCCTATTCAACCTGCTTCATGTCCACAGAACCCCACAGCTGGAGGAATTATATCTAACAGAGCAAATATGCCCTGCCATTGCCCAGGAAGATGGAGGGAACTCTAGACTCATCTTCTGTCTATTCCATAAAGCAGGACATGGATCTTATGAGAATGCAGAACCAGGAagtcccccaaccccacccttgCCAGCTCTGAGCCCTACGCCAGACTCTCAGCTGAGGGGAAAGCAGGACTGCCAGAGGCAGCGCAAGATGTCCTTGGATACAACTCACCTTTGTCGACATCCATGGgctggaaagaaaacagaaactgaaGTGAGTGTCACCATGAGGGATTCCCACTCATCCTTCCCCCAAGTCTGAATCAATTCCCTACACCCCTCGTCCCCATTTCCAGGATGCTTCCTACCCTGGATTAGTTGATGCAGTTGCTGCTATGGAGCCATGAGGCACCCATATAACAGAAGGGTCCTGCACCTGGCTGGGCAGGCAGAGATGGGCAGCTCCACCACCTGGTACCAAGGGCCACATCTCACCTCATCGTCCACTTTCGGCTTCTCAAAGTAGCTGtgcctcttcttctcctcctctctctcgcGGTCCCGTTCCCGTTCCCGATCTCGTTCTCGCTCCCGCTCTCTGTCAcggtctctgtctctttcccgaTCACGCTCCCGTTCCCGGTATCTCTCCCGCTCCTTGTCCCGAGGCGTCTTGGTTGTGGAGGGCACATAATCCCCAATGTCTTCGAATATACTAGGAAACAGAGATCACTAGCTGCCAAAGTCACACACACTTCACTTCCCCTGGCCCTTTCTCCAGACTGGCACACCAAGGCCTCCCCAAAATGCCAAAGATGAGAAACACAAAGTCCCTTTCTCCCTCAGATCAAGTGACAGAGGATAGGATACATACTTCATGTCAGCCTCGGGGGGTTTCTTCTCTTCCAGCTTCCCTAAAATGTAAAGGGAGAAGTGAGGAAAACACTCCTGAGGGAATTCCCACTCAGCCTCACCATGCTCTCCAGCGCTCAAATGCCCTTTTAAACATCTTCTGTTCAGAACATGGGACAACAAAAGCTACTCCCCCTCCTCATGCCTCAAAACCGACCATTCCTTTCTAGGTGGGTCAAGCAGACAGAACACGGATGTAACCATCTCCTTGCCAATGCTCCATTGCTTCCATTTTTCTCTGCTCCCCAGGAGCCTCCCAATGTTCTAGAGATAGAAGGCTCCAGGACACCTTGGTTCCATCCTCAAATGCCCCTCCAGGAGTAAGGTTTCTCTCCCTAAGCTTCCAGGTTACCTTTATCCTTCTTCTTGAGCTTCTTGTTGCGGGTACCCTGCCTCAGGTAGGAAAGGATTTGGGTGAGCTTGCTGATGACAATGTCATTTGTGGTCAGTGTGGTCTGGGCctgaaaaccccaaaaaacaagatTTTATCCCACCAAGCAGGaatctcttcattcattcattcattcattcacttaacaaatcGAAGGATGAGTTAGAATTAACTACGGAAAAGTATTGTGGACAGACATTCCAGAGAGATgaaacagcatgtacaaaggcctGGGTCAAAAGTGAATCTAGCACATTCAAGAAAGTCAGGATGATTGGAAAACAAACGGGGTAGCAGGTAAAAAGAGGCTGGAAAGGCCAGAAGTCACAGGGGCTCGTAGGCTACAataaagattttgcttttttttttttttttttaaggaagattagccctgagctaacatctgcctccaatcctcctctttttgctgaggaagactggccctgagctaacatccatgcccatcttcctctactttatatgtgggacacctgccacagcatggcttgacaagcagtgcataggtccgcacccaggatccaaaccggtgaaccccaggccaccaaagtggaacatgtgaacttaaccgctgcaccactgggctggtcccgcTCTTTATCTTAATAGTGAGAAGTCATTGGAAGCTTCCAAACTATGGTGAGAcaaaaatttctgttttgaaatgaTCACTTTGGCCATGTGGAAAAATCATACTGGAAGAGTTAATAAGGAGACTGAGGGGGTGACAGCTAAAgaatacagggtttctttttggagtgatgaaaatgttttaaaattgtgatgatggttgcccAATTCTATGAacatactaaaagccactgaattgtacactttaaagcgGCAAATTGTATGggatgtgaattacatctcaataataataaaaaacaaataaaatattggaaaggaaCCGGAGTGGAAGTGGGGAAACGAATTAGGAGCCTCTTCTAATAGTTCCAGCAAGAGATGATAGCTTAGACAGAATGTTATTGGTGGAGATGAAGAAAAGTGACTGGATTCAATTgacatttaagagagaaaaattgatGGGATTTGGTGATGGATCAAATGTGGTGGATGAGGCACAGGACAGAATCGAGGCTGATTCCCAGGTTTGAGGCTCATGTGACAGGCTCTCAGGACTTGGGTCACTCACCTCCATGGTGGGGCAATCAGCTTTGCTGCGGATAAGAGTGGTGGGGATGTCAGTGTCAGCATACTCATCATCCAGGTCTACTACATAGGCCATGCGGCCTGGCAAAAACAGCTCATTCCGTTCATATGCTTTGCTCTTGAAGAGCATGCGGTAAACATTGCGGCCTACAGAAAGAGGAGCAGCAGCAAGTAGCCAATGAGAACCTTTTATAATAACAGCTGCCATTTACTAAGTGCTTACTCTTTGCTGGCCACCATGCCAAGTACTATGCATGTTTGGCTTCATTCAGTCTTCATAAAagccctgtgaggtgggcatTATCATCTCCTTTTAACTGATAAGAATACTAAGGCTGAGAGTTAAGTGATTTACCTAAAGTCATCTAGCTCCCAAGTGACAGAACAAAGAATGGGATTCAGGCAGTCTAACTCCAAAGCCTGAGCTCCCATCCACTCTTCTGCACTGCCTTCTCGAGGGCACCGTGTGCCTGGTATTGTATGAGGCCCTGGGAGAAGAAGGATGAGGTTTAAGGGACTATTGATGACGATGGAAAAAACAGCTCTACTACATGCTCAATGTGACAGGCGTGTTGCAGATATTATTTCTCTTCATCCCAATAATCCCATGAGGTGAACAGTGACCCCATTTTTGCAGACGGAAAAACAGGCACCGAGAAGTGAAGTCAGTTGCCTAAAATCACACGCCTACTGTAGTTTCAtcatcaggattcaaacccaggtctctaACTGCAAATTCTAAGCTTTAATCACCAACCATGCTACCTCCTCCCCTAATGCATAAGCCCCAATCTGAAAGAGCTTCCAACCTAACTGAGGAGACATTAATAACATATATGAAATAACTAAATCCACGTCTGAGCTCTATTAGAGTATTTTATGGGAACTAGCTGGTTTGGGGGCAAAGAAGAGGAAAGTAGCTTGAAGAAAAGGGGAAGCATATCCTGCTCAGAGCATTAAATTCCCTGCAATTCACCTAGAACGCAGGGCCGCTAGCGTAGAAACTCTGTACTCACCCAAACgtgttttaaattcaattttattttcaggaTCCTCATCTTTcctgaaaacacacacaaaaaatttttgCTTAATGTGTTCCTGCTTCAAGTCCCACCTTTCTTGACTATCAAGCTCTCCCTGATGTTTACTTACTTGGTTTCCTTCTGAGGCTTTTCCATcagttcttcctcctctttctctttgctggCAATCTCAGCTCGTACCTAATAGGAAAGCAAGTGGAGTTtagacatttattcattttacataTGTTTACTGAACACCACCATATACCACACTGTGGCAGGAACTAAGAATTCAATACTAAACAAGACAATGCAGTCCTTGCCCTAATAGAGCTTATAGCAGAAGAGACAAACAGACTAAACAACTAAACAACAAAGTACAATAACTGCTATAAGTGACATGGAAAAGAGCTATGCAAGGGTGCAGGAAGTAGGAGGTGAGGAGTCGGGGGATTTAACCATAACTGGGTGATCAGGGAAGGTTtccccaagaaaacaaaattgaggttgaaacttgaaggatgagtagcaATTAGTCCTACAGAGAGGCCACTGTTAGCCCTTGTAGATAGTCTGAACTAAGAGCAGCCTCCCTCCTCACCTCAAAAGGCTCATACAAGAACCTTCAGTACTCTAGTATTACTCTCTATCCATCTACCAGGGCTCACCTTTTGAAGCAGGGCAAAATCCAAGCCTTTCACCAAATGGGTATGTTCCATGTCACCACCCAAGAATTTGGACTCCTGGAtcaactgtcttctcttctctgcagCTGATTTGTCCCTATATAATGAAAGAGGCCACATTAGAACAGTCCTTTGTGGCAATGGCTTGGGGTGGGCTCCAGAGTGGGAAATTGTGAGGAGGAATTCACATTGTGACTGTATGACTCTAGGATGCTGAGGGAACGATGCCCTGGGCCCCTGGGTACTCACGCCTCAGCAGTGGGGCCCACAGCTCTGTAGTTAGCAGTGGTGCTAAtcagctcagtttcctcataatcTTTGTTCACGCCATCTCGCCGTTCCTTGGCACGGTCCCGGTACTTCTCTgctagttctctctctctctcaatttcttGTTGTCGAAGCTTGGCATAATAACTGTGACCAGAGAAAGGCAAATGCGTAAGGTTCACGAGCTGCCATCCCAAGGTCAGCAGAACGTTCCTGGCTGTTTCCCTATACCTTCATCCAACTCTCTGTGGTGAAAGCTCATATACGTCCTG encodes:
- the IK gene encoding protein Red encodes the protein MPERDSEPFSNPLAPDGHDVDDPHSFHQSKLTNEDFRKLLMTPRAAPTSAPPSKSRHHEMPREYNEDEDPAARRRKKKSYYAKLRQQEIERERELAEKYRDRAKERRDGVNKDYEETELISTTANYRAVGPTAEADKSAAEKRRQLIQESKFLGGDMEHTHLVKGLDFALLQKVRAEIASKEKEEEELMEKPQKETKKDEDPENKIEFKTRLGRNVYRMLFKSKAYERNELFLPGRMAYVVDLDDEYADTDIPTTLIRSKADCPTMEAQTTLTTNDIVISKLTQILSYLRQGTRNKKLKKKDKGKLEEKKPPEADMNIFEDIGDYVPSTTKTPRDKERERYRERERDRERDRDRDRERERERDRERERDREREEEKKRHSYFEKPKVDDEPMDVDKGPGSAKELIKSINEKFAGSAGWEGTESLKKPEDKKQLGDFFGMSNSYAECYPATMDDMAVDSDEEVDYSKMDQGNKKGPLGRWDFDTQEEYSEYMNNKEALPKAAFQYGIKMSEGRKTRRFKETNDKAELDRQWKKISAIIEKRKKMEADGVEVKRPKY